In Dermacentor albipictus isolate Rhodes 1998 colony chromosome 6, USDA_Dalb.pri_finalv2, whole genome shotgun sequence, the following proteins share a genomic window:
- the LOC135910516 gene encoding uncharacterized protein isoform X2 has translation MDEVCALPALLPFTIGFGVPAIYVLTTMAYRLRYDFDAVVSRRGGVTNTFTSISRATATPPWSVGWVLATVVHLVCSLWVNGEFTDYWDAREHLLPHGRRDAYRRTAECARHLHWLRAAALVLVSAMTTRLSERLHFISVTIFLTTDYFYHRYVDDLEEELFARVKDPTVACSSFHHRAANDVMTVLSACLPLSLVLHFFGRVSYAHSAFGFFEIVYGGCHGWHDFITTVVVTASSIPAP, from the exons ATGGACGAAGTATGCGCGCTCCCTGCGCTGTTGCCGTTCACCATCGGCTTCGGCGTCCCTGCCATCTACGTGCTGACCACGATGGCTTACCGGCTACGCTACGACTTCGACGCTGTCGTGAGCCGACGGGGCGGC GTGACCAACACGTTCACGAGCATAAGTCGAGCGACAGCGACCCCGCCGTGGTCTGTTGGCTGGGTCCTAGCCACGGTCGTCCACCTGGTCTGCAGCTTGTGGGTCAACGGTGAGTTTACGGACTACTGGGACGCCCGGGAGCATCTGCTGCCTCATGGGCGACGGGACGCGTACCGCCGGACGGCGGAGTGTGCCCGTCACCTGCACTGGCTGCGGGCGGCTGCGCTCGTTCTCGTTTCCGCCATGACCACTCGTCTTTCCGAGAGACTGCATTTTATCTCTGTGACCATATTTCTTACCACTGACTACTTTTATCACCGCTACGTGGACGACCTGGAAGAGGAACTCTTCGCACGCGTCAAGGACCCAACG GTGGCCTGCTCGAGCTTTCACCATCGCGCTGCCAACGACGTGATGACAGTGCTGAGCGCTTGCCTCCCGCTGAGCTTGGTGCTTCACTTCTTCGGGAGGGTCTCCTACG CTCATTCAGCATTTGGTTTCTTCGAGATCGTCTATGGAGGCTGTCATGGATGGCATGATTTCATCACCACTGTGGTAGTAACG GCTTCATCGATACCTGCACCATAG
- the LOC135910516 gene encoding uncharacterized protein isoform X1 produces MDEVCALPALLPFTIGFGVPAIYVLTTMAYRLRYDFDAVVSRRGGVTNTFTSISRATATPPWSVGWVLATVVHLVCSLWVNGEFTDYWDAREHLLPHGRRDAYRRTAECARHLHWLRAAALVLVSAMTTRLSERLHFISVTIFLTTDYFYHRYVDDLEEELFARVKDPTVACSSFHHRAANDVMTVLSACLPLSLVLHFFGRVSYAHSAFGFFEIVYGGCHGWHDFITTVVVTRQAYLACTDDPSMLWHCFPSLSSALT; encoded by the exons ATGGACGAAGTATGCGCGCTCCCTGCGCTGTTGCCGTTCACCATCGGCTTCGGCGTCCCTGCCATCTACGTGCTGACCACGATGGCTTACCGGCTACGCTACGACTTCGACGCTGTCGTGAGCCGACGGGGCGGC GTGACCAACACGTTCACGAGCATAAGTCGAGCGACAGCGACCCCGCCGTGGTCTGTTGGCTGGGTCCTAGCCACGGTCGTCCACCTGGTCTGCAGCTTGTGGGTCAACGGTGAGTTTACGGACTACTGGGACGCCCGGGAGCATCTGCTGCCTCATGGGCGACGGGACGCGTACCGCCGGACGGCGGAGTGTGCCCGTCACCTGCACTGGCTGCGGGCGGCTGCGCTCGTTCTCGTTTCCGCCATGACCACTCGTCTTTCCGAGAGACTGCATTTTATCTCTGTGACCATATTTCTTACCACTGACTACTTTTATCACCGCTACGTGGACGACCTGGAAGAGGAACTCTTCGCACGCGTCAAGGACCCAACG GTGGCCTGCTCGAGCTTTCACCATCGCGCTGCCAACGACGTGATGACAGTGCTGAGCGCTTGCCTCCCGCTGAGCTTGGTGCTTCACTTCTTCGGGAGGGTCTCCTACG CTCATTCAGCATTTGGTTTCTTCGAGATCGTCTATGGAGGCTGTCATGGATGGCATGATTTCATCACCACTGTGGTAGTAACG CGGCAAGCCTACCTGGCCTGCACCGACGACCCAAGCATGCTATGGCACTGCTTTCCGTCGCTATCGTCAGCACTGACCTAA
- the LOC135910514 gene encoding protein NLRC3-like — MADAVVNEGHTQDTDVKEFLRKGLQRLGPVDELNPAGVTDESIQQGADLEYTEKLSDKDAGLLRRLLSSGTPVRKLCIFEISHGAFKVAFHNLEECPSLQEVLLLHIDCEEKDLDMHLCGAFRGLRSLDLRCDNTGSGFAKEIARYIHENKSLRELSLWNSCGGDEGAAALIEVLTVNETLKRFTLAAMELSSDTLIGFVKMLASNSTLELVDLFDVCPAEKDQVSRLLETELYASAFKRLRILWPEQLLPQVTTLLRQQACSPELSVSVTSSVDEVVLREFFDAVAADTTLRMLHFYPSEDVFDALADGIASVVKRTKTLREICNLMRVQEGKERQLVNVLNALKENRSVTNFTMYAELLTAEVAASLSELLAVNNTLNDVAICEYWGILPDQVETILQGLRNNYTLTGLMVSWDPDDSDGISEMEELLKRNVRLQKKAAEFVISGSGDVSDVEGAGALKKLHSSAGLVEKVRELTGKTREAALEEIQSALARLSA; from the coding sequence ATGGCCGACGCAGTCGTTAATGAGGGCCACACCCAGGATACTGATGTCAAGGAGTTTTTGCGGAAAGGACTCCAAAGGCTTGGACCCGTCGACGAACTGAACCCTGCCGGCGTGACCGATGAGAGCATACAACAAGGAGCCGACCTCGAATACACCGAGAAGCTTTCAGACAAGGATGCTGGCCTGCTCCGGCGGTTGTTGAGCTCAGGAACTCCCGTGAGGAAGCTGTGTATATTCGAAATATCGCACGGCGCATTCAAGGTTGCTTTCCACAACCTCGAAGAATGTCCTTCGCTGCAAGAAGTCCTCCTTCTTCATATTGACTGCGAAGAGAAAGACTTAGACATGCATCTTTGTGGCGCATTTAGAGGTCTGCGCTCGTTAGACTTGCGCTGCGACAACACAGGGAGTGGATTCGCGAAGGAGATCGCACGCTATATCCACGAGAACAAGTCGCTCAGAGAACTCAGCCTCTGGAACTCGTGTGGCGGCGACGAAGGTGCCGCAGCACTCATAGAAGTGTTAACGGTGAACGAAACCCTCAAGAGGTTCACCTTAGCTGCGATGGAGCTATCTTCGGACACCTTGATCGGCTTCGTCAAGATGCTAGCATCCAACTCGACGTTGGAGCTGGTGGACCTTTTCGATGTGTGTCCCGCGGAAAAGGACCAAGTGTCGCGCTTGTTGGAGACGGAACTGTACGCGAGCGCCTTCAAGAGGCTTCGCATCCTGTGGCCCGAGCAGCTCCTTCCGCAAGTCACGACGCTTCTTCGTCAACAAGCGTGCAGTCCAGAGCTGTCCGTCAGCGTCACTTCCTCGGTCGACGAAGTCGTTCTTCGGGAATTCTTCGATGCCGTGGCAGCAGACACGACGCTTCGCATGCTACACTTTTACCCGAGCGAGGACGTATTCGATGCACTTGCGGACGGCATCGCTTCCGTAGTGAAGCGTACGAAGACACTCCGGGAAATCTGCAACCTCATGCGCGTGCAAGAAGGAAAAGAGCGCCAGCTTGTCAACGTCCTGAATGCATTGAAAGAAAATCGTTCCGTTACGAATTTCACAATGTACGCCGAATTGCTGACGGCCGAAGTAGCGGCGTCGCTGTCCGAGTTACTCGCTGTGAACAATACATTGAATGACGTGGCCATCTGCGAGTACTGGGGAATCCTGCCCGACCAGGTAGAAACCATCCTGCAGGGTTTGAGGAATAACTACACCCTGACAGGTCTCATGGTTTCCTGGGACCCTGATGACTCCGACGGAATCAGCGAGATGGAAGAGCTTTTGAAGAGGAACGTTCGTCTTCAAAAGAAGGCGGCGGAGTTCGTGATTtcggggagtggtgacgtcagTGACGTGGAAGGAGCGGGTGCCTTGAAGAAGCTGCACTCAAGCGCTGGCCTTGTAGAGAAGGTGCGGGAGCTTACCGGCAAGACCAGAGAAGCAGCGTTAGAGGAAATACAGTCTGCTTTAGCTCGCTTATCTGCGTGA